Proteins encoded by one window of Cloeon dipterum chromosome 4, ieCloDipt1.1, whole genome shotgun sequence:
- the LOC135944037 gene encoding clavesin-2-like, protein MTDKLESASLLIGDNFWLRFEIEDIEGECVEKARKELRETEENRSAGIEELRELIKADKDLKFPIEDEGRLLIFLRPCKFYAASAYALIRRYYQFRLKNPKVYHELKPTSEKNLFEQDIITVLPKRDAWGRRILLIESGAKWNTSLCTLDEIFRGCALFLEAAMVEPKTQVSGVVVILDQAGLSLSHVMQFTPGFARAVVQWVQDCLPVRLKGVHIVNQPYIFNMIFAVFKPFMQEKLRKRIHFHGTNRPSILKHINPEALPERYGGKLDLPDVTGEQWYSLMAPRNKDYELVNTYGYIKE, encoded by the exons ATGACGGATAAATTAGAATCAGCCTCGCTGTTGATCGGCGACAACTTCTGGCTGCGCTTCGAAATCGAAGACATCGAAGGGGAATGCGTGGAAAAAGCGCGAAAAGAGCTGCGGGAAACCGAGGAAAACCGGTCGGCGGGAATTGAAGAGTTGCGTGAACTTATCAAAG CCGATAAGGACTTGAAATTTCCCATTGAAGATGAAGGAAGGCTTCTCATCTTCCTTCGTCCGTGCAAATTTTATGCCGCGAGTGCTTACGCTCTG ATAAGGAGATACTACCAATTCAGACTAAAAAATCCTAAAGTGTACCACGAGTTGAAGCCTAcaagtgagaaaaatttgtttgagcAAGATATCATCACGGTGCTTCCAAAGAGAGACGCGTGGGGTCGCAGAATTCTGCTGATTGAGTCTGGCGCCAAGTGGAATACCAGTCTCTGCACGCTGGACGAGATTTTCAGGGGATGTGCGCTGTTTCTGGAGGCTGCAATGGTCGAGCCAAAAACGCAg gTGTCTGGCGTAGTTGTGATACTGGATCAAGCTGGCTTGAGTTTGAGCCATGTGATGCAATTTACGCCTGGATTCGCACGTGCAGTCGTTCAGTGGGTTCAG GATTGCCTGCCCGTCAGATTGAAGGGAGTGCACATTGTAAACCAGccgtatatatttaatatgataTTTGCGGTCTTCAAACCGTTTATGCAAGAGAAGCTTcgaaaaaga ATACACTTCCATGGCACCAACAGGCCTTCTATCCTAAAACACATTAACCCAGAAGCCCTTCCAGAGCGATATGGTGGAAAGTTGGACCTGCCGGATGTGACTGGCGAGCAGTGGTACAGCCTCATGGCCCCAAGGAATAAGGATTATGAAT TGGTCAACACATATGGCTACATCAAGGAATAG
- the LOC135944040 gene encoding alpha-tocopherol transfer protein-like, translated as MSARFALQNEPLSAKDEAKAKKELRETPELRATELAKLKTLVKAEPGLIWGDSDEFLTAFLRPSHWYAESALELIKRIADFRSKNWSLISDLEPKTEEQRINSNVVNVIPERDQEGRRMLLVNCGGSWEPSEVNTDHLFRLLYLVHLAALEEPATQVNGVVVIMDFKGMGMKQVKAFTPGFSMRLLTFIQHAMPMRLKAVHIVKEPFVFNMVFQLFKPFIQEKLKTRMFFHGDKMKKLHEHISPSCLPEDYGGSLPKINYGGKEWFKPLMTAEKSVKYWQTIGLEKDLKK; from the exons ATGTCTGCTCGATTCGCTCTGCAGAACGAGCCCCTGAGCGCCAAGGACGAGGCGAAGGCGAAAAAAGAGCTTCGCGAAACGCCAGAGCTGCGAGCTACAGAACTTGCGAAGCTCAAAACATTGGTAAAAG cggaGCCCGGCCTTATTTGGGGCGACTCCGATGAATTTTTGACGGCATTCCTCAGACCATCACACTGGTATGCAGAGAGTGCGTTGGAACTG ATCAAAAGAATTGCGGACTTCCGCTCGAAGAATTGGTCCCTGATCAGTGATTTGGAGCCTAAGACTGAGGAACAACGTATCAACAGCAATGTGGTCAACGTCATTCCTGAAAGAGACCAAGAAGGGCGCAGGATGCTCCTGGTGAACTGTGGAG GCTCATGGGAACCAAGTGAAGTAAACACTGACCATCTGTTCCGATTGCTCTATCTGGTGCATTTGGCCGCGCTTGAAGAGCCTGCAACTCAG gtgaATGGAGTCGTCGTGATCATGGACTTCAAGGGGATGGGCATGAAGCAAGTCAAGGCCTTTACGCCTGGATTCTCCATGCGCCTGCTTACGTTTATCCAG caCGCAATGCCCATGCGCCTTAAAGCTGTGCACATCGTAAAGGAGCCGTTCGTCTTTAACATGGTCTTCCAGCTGTTCAAACCGTTCATCCAGGAAAAGCTGAAGACTAGG atGTTCTTCCACGGAgacaaaatgaagaaattgcACGAGCACATTAGCCCCTCTTGCTTGCCTGAGGACTATGGCGGCTCTCTGCCCAAGATCAACTACGGAGGCAAGGAATGGTTTAAGCCTCTCATGACTGCTGAGAAGAGCGTAAAAT actGGCAGACGATCGGACTCGAGAAGGATTTGAAGAAATGA
- the LOC135944038 gene encoding uncharacterized protein LOC135944038, translated as MQGSSDASKDTWTQSDINQIPSSAEAFVGGYDKEDQPIFVARAWHEGDLIPGKANPAQGNAFISWSGKEESKDNFEILTGKNFFWQTFYASEKNAPEDAVVGGHTNDGESLYVGKVHIDGANSIGKIQLSHASCYVPWEGKELAMPSCEILIRGKEGDWLNANSGDIPSSAFSAGNDHHGPIYVCRSWHESDLIPGKAVPAHKVAYVGYDGNEHIKIDYEVLCGSGYSWISMSSGYDVIPKNAVPGGQASDGEILYIGRVQHEGVEVCGKIHPSHHRCFIPYGGKEVAFDNYFDILCFDN; from the exons atgcagGGTTCATCTGATGCGTCCAAAGATACCTGGACTCAGAGTGACATCAACCAAATTCCTAGCTCAGCCGAAGCATTCGTTGGTGGGTATGATAAGGAGGATCAGCCAATTTTCGTTGCTCGGGCTTGGCACGAAGGCGACCTGATTCCAGGGAAGGCTAACCCTGCGCAAGGGAATGCGTTCATCAGTTGGAGCGGGAAGGAAGAAAGCAAAgataactttgaaattttaactggcaaaaatttcttctggCAAACATTCTACGcttctgaaaaaaatgcaccTGAGGATGCAGTAGTCGGCGGGCACACTAATGACGGTGAGTCGCTCTATGTTGGAAAGGTTCATATAGACGGAGCTAACTCGATTGGAAAG attcaacTTTCTCATGCTTCATGCTACGTTCCTTGGGAAGGTAAGGAGTTGGCTATGCCTTCCTGCGAAATCCTGATcag GGGAAAGGAAGGTGACTGGCTGAATGCGAATAGCGGCGATATCCCTTCTTCCGCATTTTCGGCAGGCAATGACCACCATGGACCCATATACGTTTGCAGATCGTGGCATGAGAGTGACCTGATTCCTGGCAAGGCGGTGCCAGCACACAAAGTGGCCTACGTTGGCTACGACGGCAATGAGCACATTAAGATTGATTACGAAGTCCTCTGCGGCAGTGGCTACAGTTGGATTTCTATGAGTAGCGGATATGACGTGATCCCGAAAAACGCTGTACCAGGGGGACAGGCTTCTGATGGCGAAATCCTGTACATTGGACGTGTACAGCATGAGGGTGTAGAAGTTTGCGGaaaa attcaCCCCTCGCATCACAGGTGCTTTATTCCGTACGGTGGCAAAGAGGTGgcttttgataattattttgacatcTTGTGTTTCGAtaactaa